The following coding sequences lie in one Euzebyales bacterium genomic window:
- a CDS encoding Trm112 family protein, giving the protein MAVDQSLIDLLICPACHGEIVYKDRRKVIICTQCELHYPVRENIPVMLVEEASPPRKASRS; this is encoded by the coding sequence AGTCACTGATCGACCTGCTGATCTGCCCGGCGTGCCACGGGGAGATCGTGTACAAGGACCGCCGCAAGGTGATCATCTGCACACAATGCGAGCTTCACTATCCGGTGCGTGAGAACATCCCGGTCATGCTGGTGGAAGAGGCCTCGCCTCCGCGGAAGGCCAGCCGCAGCTGA